In Natrinema amylolyticum, the DNA window GGCACCGCGATGGCCTCAATCGCCGGCCGGCCCGTCGCGTTTCCGCGCCGGATCGATCACGATCTCGCCGTCGGCGCGCACCGTGACGGCACACTGTGAGAACGTGAAGGCGATCGCCCCGTCACCGACGCGGTGCTCGTCACCGCGCCAGTGAACGAAGAGGGCGTTCAGCGCGTCCGGTTCGACGCACTCCGAGAGGGGCTCGAGATCGTCGGGTTCGACGCCGAGTACCGACGAGACGGTC includes these proteins:
- a CDS encoding HalOD1 output domain-containing protein, which translates into the protein MSGTAPRETLTPIADTDGHTVYYDDDRGTYHTWCDDGAYEPVSTALLVTVSSVLGVEPDDLEPLSECVEPDALNALFVHWRGDEHRVGDGAIAFTFSQCAVTVRADGEIVIDPARKRDGPAGD